Proteins encoded in a region of the Dreissena polymorpha isolate Duluth1 chromosome 6, UMN_Dpol_1.0, whole genome shotgun sequence genome:
- the LOC127835264 gene encoding toll-like receptor 4, producing MTGVFITPSEEYPDYCDMKQITDNTLANLVHVSNLSIVHCGLLSISKNAFKTMVKLIQLDLSQNYELTIEKAAISFTSLPHGIQSLYLDSVQTTNSLGCDINITKTMAASLTNTSLKFLSLDDNRIHSVELEAIFKLPKSLEHLRLRRNKFELGFYIFYAYQLTNLKKIDISYNFFGHEFNLWRHTNSRSTSFNDPNLLMTNEEIVKSDAKLDNFDCPKPQKFIPTISVTGFLPPRLERIDISHSKIGYPIYDFYIDTNNSLRYFFGAYSLLYCWAGPVHGVENVEEVDLSNNFCSIVKTDFFKSMPRVKRLYLQRNNLFYAVENKKLFHSNFEIEIINLSVNRISRLHPLLFANQTKMKKINLANNNLIAFDNRISHMKSLELLDMSNNHMYTLTKELRSDLDNIASTRKNGSLTLNLRKNVIACSCENLEVLEWILDRIKPSNNLLAVNISECYFTPNRSSSLPNATLIHSKNDLQFQVNYLQNFCASYTALIVVLVVIIFLSINIIVGGLVHRFRWKIRYWYYVSMNKRNGYMSLNNTSEHDIYLVYDEHVQEFVLDTLKPKLNEVHYEVFTYNDIKSGCSINDAVINAIHDSKVVVFVVSKLCNNDPEWECAVEMTEIESVKRGHSIGIVIFYNSGCTQNLPKSLRSLSQDSFIDYPEHSSIEEIDAFWKDFQLKINKIESFEDKQL from the coding sequence ATGACCGGAGTATTTATTACACCATCGGAGGAGTATCCTGATTACTGCGACATGAAACAAATCACTGACAACACGTTGGCGAACCTGGTTCACGTCAGCAATCTGTCCATCGTCCATTGTGGACTACTGAGCATATCGAAAAATGCGTTTAAAACAATGGTAAAACTCATTCAACTAGATTTATCTCAAAATTACGAACTGACAATAGAGAAGGCAGCCATCAGCTTTACAAGTTTACCTCATGGTATTCAATCCCTGTATCTTGACAGTGTTCAAACAACAAATTCTTTAGGATGCGATATCAATATAACTAAGACAATGGCAGCATCGCTTACGAACACCTCCTTAAAGTTTTTGTCCTTGGATGACAATCGAATTCATTCGGTTGAACTAGAGGCAATTTTTAAATTGCCAAAGTCTCTGGAACACTTACGTCTCAGAAGAAACAAGTTTGAGCTAGGTTTTTACATTTTTTACGCTTATCAGTTGACTAATCTGAAGAAAATTGATATCTCATATAACTTTTTTGGACATGAATTTAATCTCTGGCGTCATACCAATTCCCGTTCAACCTCGTTTAATGACCCTAATTTGCTAATGACCAACGAGGAGATTGTTAAAAGCGATGCTAAATTAGATAACTTCGATTGCCCGAAACCTCAAAAATTTATTCCAACGATTTCCGTAACGGGATTTCTTCCACCACGCTTGGAGAGAATAGATATTAGTCACAGCAAAATTGGATATCCTATATATGACTTTTATATAGACACCAATAATTCATTGAGATATTTCTTTGGCGCATATTCGCTTTTGTATTGCTGGGCGGGACCGGTACATGGGGTTGAAAATGTAGAAGAAGTCGACCTAAGTAATAACTTTTGTTCCATTGTTAagacggatttctttaaaagtatgcCCAGAGTGAAACGTCTGTATCTTCAACGAAATAATCTTTTCTATGCTGTTGAGAATAAGAAATTATTTCACTCAAATTTTGAGattgaaattattaatttgtcCGTCAATAGAATAAGTAGACTCCATCCATTGCTTTTTGCGAATCAAACTAAAATGAAAAAGATAAATTTGGCTAATAATAATTTGATTGCTTTTGATAACAGGATAAGTCACATGAAATCATTGGAGTTATTAGATATGTCAAATAATCATATGTACACTCTGACAAAAGAACTTCGATCAGATCTTGATAATATCGCATCTACCAGGAAGAATGGTTCACTTACTCTAAATCTAAGGAAAAATGTTATAGCTTGTTCTTGTGAAAATTTAGAAGTATTGGAGTGGATCCTTGATCGCATCAAGCCTTCTAATAATTTACTAGCAGTGAATATTTCCGAATGTTACTTTACTCCAAACAGGTCCTCGTCGCTTCCAAACGCAACTTTGATACACTCAAAAAATGATTTACAGTTCCAGGTAAATTACTTGCAAAATTTCTGTGCTTCATACACAGCTCTGATTGTTGTTCTAGTTGTCATTATCTTTTTGTCTATTAATATTATTGTCGGTGGTCTTGTGCATAGATTCCGATGGAAGATAAGGTATTGGTACTATGTCAGTATGAACAAACGTAATGGTTATATGTCATTAAACAACACGTCTGAACACGACATTTACCTGGTATATGACGAACATGTACAAGAATTTGTCTTGGATACTTTGAAACCCAAACTCAACGAGGTACATTATGAAGTGTTTACCTATAACGATATTAAGTCTGGTTGTTCTATAAATGATGCCGTTATTAATGCCATTCACGACAGTAAGGTTGTTGTGTTCGTTGTGTCTAAGTTATGCAACAATGACCCGGAATGGGAATGTGCAGTTGAAATGACTGAAATCGAATCGGTGAAAAGGGGTCATTCGATTGGCATTGTTATTTTCTACAATTCAGGATGTACGCAGAATCTTCCCAAGAGTTTAAGGAGTCTTTCGCAGGATTCTTTTATTGATTATCCCGAACATTCAAGTATTGAAGAAATTGACGCATTTTGGAAAGATTTCCAGCTTAAAATTAATAAGATTGAAAGTTTTGAAGataaacaactttaa